In the Juglans microcarpa x Juglans regia isolate MS1-56 chromosome 6D, Jm3101_v1.0, whole genome shotgun sequence genome, one interval contains:
- the LOC121235416 gene encoding uncharacterized protein LOC121235416 → MAACCRVRSLKDLNENNNDGAFKLTGEAKRWWNFEKVIREAEGTGVIVWAQFKQNFFDRFFPKVDREARAREFTNLVQGSMTVRQYAARFAELSRFAAYLIPDEERKTRKFKEELVHKAMLVEQNLKRGAELQEQRKRAAPQGFSNLDQGPWKKRNDGSSSSQRQMQGNHTTNLCKFCNRIHTEECRKEVGSCFKCGKDGHFIRECPLLAENNRRPNPPQNFRLYNQGNNQQRTVPAQVLALTPGEAEDKNDVITGNLIVFPMIGFDVILGMDWLPSSYASIDCFKKEVVFKFPEEEELRFMGSRGFLAFVVNEPREELEELEENPVVREYPEVFHEDLFGLPPEREVEFAIELASGTTPLSKAPYRMAPLELAELKEQLQDLLDKDFIRPSVSPWELQFWVFIDDILIYSKSKAEHEDHLRQVLGTLKDKKLFAKLKKCEFWLESIAFMRHVVSKEGISVDPGKIEAIVNWTQPTSVHKVRSFLGLAGYCRHFIDNFSNIAVLLTAFTRKNNKYEWTDKCEESFQELKKRLVTAPVLTVPSER, encoded by the exons ATGGCGGCTTGTTGTCGAGTTCGAAGCCTTAAAGATTTGAATGAAAACAACAATGATGGGG CTTTTAAACTAACTGGAGAAGCGAAGAGATGgtggaattttgaaaaagtcatCAGGGAAGCTGAGGGGACTGGAGTGATTGTTTGGGCTCAATTCAAGCAGAATTTCTTTGATAGATTTTTCCCTAAGGTGGATAGGGAAGCTAGAGCTCGAGAGTTCACCAACTTGGTGCAAGGGTCCATGACTGTGCGCCAGTATGCTGCAAGGTTTGCGGAATTATCACGCTTCGCCGCATACTTGATTCCTGATGAGGAGAGGAAGACCAGAAAGTTTAAGGAAG aatTAGTGCACAAGGCGATGTTAGTCGAGCAGAATCTCAAGAGGGGTGCTGAATTGcaagaacagaggaagagagctGCTCCACAAGGATTCTCTAATTTAGATCaagggccatggaagaagagaaatgatggaAGCAGTTCAAGTCAGAGACAGATGCAGGGAAATCATACCACTAACCTTTGTAAGTTCTGTAACCGCATACACACTGAGGAGTGCAGAAAGGAAGTGGGATCATGTTTCAAATGCGGTAAGGATGGGCACTTCATTAGAGAATGCCCATTGCTTGCGGAGAACAACAGAAGGCCCAACCCACCTCAAAACTTTAGGCTGTATAACCAAGGCAACAATCAGCAGAGGACTGTACCGGCACAGGTGCTTGCTTTGACACCGGGAGAAGCTGAGGACAAGAATGATGTCATCACAG GTAACCTGATAGTCTTTCCTatgattgggtttgatgtgattttgggaatggattggttaCCTTCCAGTTATGCCAGTATTGACTGCTTTAAAAAAGAAGTGGTGTTCAAATTTCCAGAGGAGGAGGAACTTAGATTTATGGGTTCTAGA GGGTTCTTAGCTTTCGTGGTGAATGAACCAAGGGAAGAATTGGAGGAGTTAGAAGAGAATCCTGTTGTAAGAGAATATCCGGAGGTTTTTCATGAAGATTTGTTTGGATTGCCACCcgagcgggaggtagagtttgctattgagttAGCCTCAGGCACGACACCTCTTTCCAAAGCCCCTTATCGAATGGCACCATTAGAGTTAGCCGAACTCAAAGAACAGTTGCAAGACTTATTAGACAAAGATTTCATCAGGCCCAGTGTGTCACCTTGGGAGCTCCAGTTTT GGGTGTTTATTGACGACATATTAATCTACTCCAAGAGCAAAGCTGAACATGAAGACCATCTGAGACAAGTACTGGGGACACTCAaggataagaaattatttgctaagttgaagaagtgtgagttttggcttgaGTCTATTGCATTTATGAGACATGTAGTCTCAAAGGAGGGTATTTCAGTAGACCCCGGGAAAATTGAAGCAATAGTTAACTGGACCCAACCAACCAGTGTGCACAAagttaggagtttcttgggtttggctgGTTATTGCCGTCATTTTATAGACAATTTCTCAAATATAGCAGTTCTTCTTACCGCCTTTACCAGGAAGAACAATAAGTATGAATGGACTGATAAATGTGAGGAAAGcttccaagaattgaagaagagattggtgACAGCTCCAGTTCTGACAGTCCCTAGCGAAAGATGA